ATAACCAGCAGATATAGCTGTACCGTTGAGGCATATGTATAATCCCCCGATTCCGAGCAATGTACAGTATAAAAAATGTCTAAGATTGGTTTTATATCGTTAGGGTGTCCGAAAAACCTGGTCGATTCCGAGCGCATCCTTACCGAGCTGCGCACCGAAGGTTACGACGTTGTCCAGAGCTATGACGACGCCGATATGGTTATCGTCAATACCTGCGGCTTTATCGACAGCGCGGTGCAAGAGTCGCTGGAAGTCATCGGCGAAGCGCTGAACGAAAACGGCAAAGTTATCGTCACCGGTTGCCTGGGTGCGAAAGAAGATCAAATTCGCGAAGTGCATCCGAAGGTGCTGGAAATCACCGGGCCGCACAGCTATGAGCAGGTGCTGTCCCATGTTCATCACTATGTGCCGAAACCGAAACACAACCCGTTTATCAGCCTGGTGCCGGAACAGGGCGTAAAACTGACGCCGCGTCACTACGCGTATCTGAAAATTTCCGAAGGCTGTAACCACCGTTGCACCTTCTGCATCATCCCGTCGATGCGTGGCGATCTGGTGAGCCGTCCGATTGGCGATGTGCTGGCCGAAGCCAAACGTCTGGTCGATGCGGGCGTGAAAGAGCTGCTGGTGATCTCGCAGGATACTTCCGCTTATGGCGTGGATGTGAAGCATCGCATGGGCTTCCATAACGGCGAGCCGGTGAAAACCAGTATGGTCGGCCTGTGCGAGCAACTGGCGAAGCTCGGCATCTGGACGCGTCTGCATTACGTTTATCCGTATCCGCACGTTGATGATGTCATTCCGCTGATGGCGGAAGGCAAAATCCTGCCGTACCTGGATATCCCGCTGCAACACGCCAGCCCACGCATTCTCAAGCTGATGAAGCGCCCGGGTTCGGTCGATCGTCAGTTAGCGCGCATCAAACAGTGGCGTGAGATTTGCCCGGAGCTGACCCTGCGCTCCACCTTTATCGTCGGCTTCCCTGGTGAAACCGAAGAAGATTTCCAGATGCTGCTGGAT
Above is a genomic segment from Kosakonia radicincitans DSM 16656 containing:
- the rimO gene encoding 30S ribosomal protein S12 methylthiotransferase RimO codes for the protein MSKIGFISLGCPKNLVDSERILTELRTEGYDVVQSYDDADMVIVNTCGFIDSAVQESLEVIGEALNENGKVIVTGCLGAKEDQIREVHPKVLEITGPHSYEQVLSHVHHYVPKPKHNPFISLVPEQGVKLTPRHYAYLKISEGCNHRCTFCIIPSMRGDLVSRPIGDVLAEAKRLVDAGVKELLVISQDTSAYGVDVKHRMGFHNGEPVKTSMVGLCEQLAKLGIWTRLHYVYPYPHVDDVIPLMAEGKILPYLDIPLQHASPRILKLMKRPGSVDRQLARIKQWREICPELTLRSTFIVGFPGETEEDFQMLLDFLKEARLDRVGCFKYSPVEGATANELADQVPEEVKEERWNHFMQLQQQISAERLQEKIGREILVIIDEVDEEGAIGRSMADAPEIDGAVYLNGETRVKPGDVIRVKVENADEYDLWGSRV